From one Macrobrachium nipponense isolate FS-2020 chromosome 37, ASM1510439v2, whole genome shotgun sequence genomic stretch:
- the LOC135209170 gene encoding dolichyl pyrophosphate Man9GlcNAc2 alpha-1,3-glucosyltransferase-like codes for MAYTVMISLLGMLLRWCVSLYPYSGAGKPPMFGDYEAQRHWQEVTVNLPVKEWYMNSTNNDLLYWGLDYPPLTAYHSYLCGLIAKLINPSFVELHTSRGFESYEHKLFMRYTVFVADLLVYFPAAYMFYRAMSSCQPKGKKGKLEFLALLLYPGLFLIDYGHFQYNNASLGFFIAAVSCFVVNYDCLGSFFFCLALNYKQMELYHALPIFFYLLGKCYRQGTFVRFVSKLVKIGLTVITTFALIWFPFLSDTRVLLQVLHRLFPVDRGIYEDKVASVWCSLSVIIKMKAAVDNRNMALICMLSTIVCMIPSSLHLVINPTQKNLRFSLVNGALVFFLFSFHVHEKSILLATVPACLIFSEEVFMVTWFFMVSVFSMLPLLIKDGLTVPAFSTTVFLYIVLTSMQSKHPKASVFWVWMTRSFYLSMFGFTFLSVVAPLTLPPPPRLPDLYPVLLSVYACAHFCLFCLYFHYCQFMTPQDRQEKKKAKIH; via the coding sequence ATGGCGTACACTGTGATGATATCCTTGCTCGGCATGTTGTTGCGTTGGTGCGTGTCATTGTACCCCTATTCAGGAGCTGGGAAGCCACCAATGTTTGGGGACTATGAAGCACAGAGACATTGGCAAGAGGTGACTGTGAATTTGCCCGTTAAAGAATGGTACATGAATTCCACTAACAATGATCTTTTGTATTGGGGTTTAGATTACCCACCTTTGACTGCCTACCATAGTTACCTTTGTGGTCTTATTGCTAAGTTAATCAACCCTAGCTTTGTTGAACTTCACACTTCTCGAGGCTTTGAGAGTTATGAGCACAAGTTGTTTATGAGGTACACTGTATTTGTTGCTGATTTGCTGGTCTATTTCCCTGCTGCTTACATGTTCTACAGGGCAATGTCCTCTTGCCAACCCAAAGGGAAAAAGGGGAAATTAGAGTTTTTGGCTTTGCTCTTGTATCCTGGCTTATTTCTCATCGACTATGGTCATTTTCAGTACAATAATGCTTCTCTTGGCTTTTTCATTGCAGCTGTGTcttgttttgtggttaattatgaCTGTCTCGGGTCATTCTTTTTCTGCCTGGCTCTCAATTATAAACAGATGGAATTATATCATGCACTGCcaatatttttctatttgctgGGGAAATGTTACAGACAGGGAACCTTTGTAAGATTTGTTTCTAAGCTTGTTAAAATTGGGTTGACTGTCATCACAACATTTGCTCTAATTTGGTTTCCATTCTTGTCTGATACCCGAGTATTATTACAAGTACTACACAGACTGTTCCCTGTTGACCGTGGCATATACGAAGACAAAGTGGCAAGCGTCTGGTGCAGTCTCTCAGTCATAATTAAAATGAAAGCAGCAGTTGACAACAGAAACATGGCACTAATTTGTATGCTTTCAACAATTGTATGTATGATTCCATCTAGTTTGCATCTTGTTATCAATCCTACACAGAAGAACTTAAGGTTCTCTTTGGTTAATGGAGCTTTGGTGTTTTTCCTCTTCAGTTTTCATGTCCATGAGAAAAGCATTTTATTGGCAACAGTACCAGCCTGTTTGATCTTTAGTGAAGAGGTTTTCATGGTTACTTGGTTTTTCATGGTTTCTGTGTTCAGTATGTTGCCCCTCTTGATCAAGGATGGACTTACCGTTCCAGCATTCTCCACAACCGTGTTTTTGTACATCGTGCTGACCTCAATGCAAAGTAAGCATCCAAAAGCCAGTGTGTTTTGGGTCTGGATGACAAGAAGTTTTTACTTGTCGATGTTTGGATTTACTTTTCTCTCTGTGGTTGCTCCTCTGACACTTCCTCCACCTCCAAGGTTACCAGACTTGTACCCAGTACTTTTATCTGTGTATGCTTGtgcacatttttgtttattttgcttgTACTTTCATTACTGTCAGTTCATGACTCCTCAAGACcgacaagaaaagaagaaagctaaGATACATTAG